The following proteins come from a genomic window of Nicotiana tomentosiformis chromosome 12, ASM39032v3, whole genome shotgun sequence:
- the LOC138902635 gene encoding uncharacterized protein yields MRCTKWNPWWKPEEETPIDVALISLPELPPNFFGKEFVFSLASAVGNPLHIDLATQNRTSPSCAKVKAEVNLLSKFPQRIKIIEEEDEYGPEEFKWIKIKYDYMPKYCKTCKKHNEIDCWVIHPELHKRYDEVVEDQGTGKEVVGTTATSSKEVDNVKGKNKAEALATKNKFDALEVEEIDPPVLQITSGKEYGTVKEKEKQQKLNESNKEKEKKQLENAQKPSPNPK; encoded by the exons ATGAGGTGCACGAAGTGGAATCCATGGTGGAAGCCTGAGGAAGAAACACCAATTGATGTAGCTTTGATCAGTTTACCAGAATTACCACCTAATTTCTTTGGTAAGGAGTTTGTTTTTTCATTAGCTAGTGCAGTAGGTAATCCTTTGCATATTGATCTTGCAACTCAAAATCGTACCAGCCCTAGTTGTGCAAAGGTCAAGGCTGAGGTTAATTTGCTATCTAAGTTCCCCCAAAGAATTAAAATTATAGAGGAGGAAGATGAGTATGGGCCTGAGGAGTTTAAGTGGATCAAGATTAAGTATGACTACATGCCAAAGTATTGTAAGACTTGTAAGAAGCACAATGAGATTGATTGCTGGGTGATTCATCCTGAGCTACATAAGAGATATGATGAAGTTGTAGAGGATCAAGGCACTGGGAAGGAGGTAGTTGGCACAACAGCTACCTCATCTAAG GAAGTTGACAATGTGAAGGGGAAGAACAAGGCTGAGGCACTAGCTACAAAGAACAAATTTGATGCACTTGAAGTTGAGGAAATTGATCCACCAGTTCTACAAATTACGAGTGGCAAAGAATATGGTACAGTtaaggagaaggagaagcaacAGAAATTAAATGAATCCAacaaggagaaggagaagaagcaACTGGAGAATGCACAAAAGCCCAGTCCAAATCCTAAATGA